One region of Chlorobiota bacterium genomic DNA includes:
- a CDS encoding flavin reductase family protein has protein sequence MRHIDPATIHHSESHRYLLSCVAPRPIAFAGTVDSDGRPNLAPFSFFNAFGANPPVVAFSPAFRGTDGSPKHTLLNVLATGEFTISVVSYSMVEQISLASCDFPEGVDEFVKAGFTKLESHKIKPFGVAESPMVMECKLLHHIPVGGGPGSANILIGEVVMFHLQESIFDGQYPSADRLDLVARMGGPLYCRASGPAVFTLAKPTHTGIGFDALPNHLLESTILTGNDLAKLAGVQQLPDVAAAQAFIATELANLPASLPDNLATELRVGTPNRAFQAFLAGRIGRDQWGESDTATLHHIIQQFLRKNDVANAWNCAIAQELLRHPEHHLAAIEQRDQQPNQ, from the coding sequence ATGCGCCACATTGATCCAGCCACTATCCATCACAGCGAGTCGCACCGTTATTTGCTGAGCTGCGTTGCGCCGCGCCCAATTGCGTTTGCCGGAACGGTGGATTCCGATGGCCGCCCGAATCTTGCCCCTTTCTCCTTCTTCAATGCCTTCGGCGCGAATCCTCCGGTGGTTGCGTTCTCCCCAGCGTTTCGGGGGACGGACGGCAGCCCCAAGCACACATTGCTGAACGTGCTGGCAACGGGCGAGTTCACCATCTCGGTGGTGAGCTATTCGATGGTGGAGCAGATCAGCCTTGCTTCGTGCGATTTTCCCGAGGGGGTGGATGAGTTCGTGAAGGCTGGATTTACGAAGCTGGAAAGCCACAAAATCAAGCCCTTTGGCGTGGCCGAATCGCCGATGGTGATGGAGTGCAAGCTGCTTCACCATATCCCCGTTGGCGGCGGACCCGGGTCGGCCAATATCTTGATTGGCGAAGTGGTGATGTTCCACCTTCAGGAATCAATCTTCGACGGCCAATATCCCAGCGCGGACCGGTTGGACCTTGTTGCCCGAATGGGGGGGCCGCTTTACTGCCGCGCAAGCGGGCCGGCGGTGTTCACCCTTGCCAAGCCAACCCACACCGGCATTGGGTTCGACGCGCTTCCCAACCACCTGCTGGAAAGCACCATCCTTACCGGAAACGATCTGGCAAAACTGGCCGGGGTTCAGCAGCTTCCCGACGTGGCGGCGGCGCAAGCGTTCATTGCAACGGAGCTTGCAAATCTTCCCGCAAGCCTTCCCGATAACCTTGCCACCGAGCTTCGCGTTGGCACGCCGAACCGAGCGTTCCAAGCCTTCTTGGCCGGACGGATTGGCCGCGACCAGTGGGGGGAATCCGACACCGCAACGCTTCACCACATCATCCAACAATTCCTGCGGAAGAACGACGTGGCCAACGCTTGGAACTGCGCCATTGCCCAGGAATTGCTTCGCCACCCCGAGCACCATTTGGCGGCAATTGAACAGAGAGATCAACAACCAAATCAATAG
- a CDS encoding M61 family metallopeptidase, translating into MAYNIEQTDAQLLNTTAAIRYQLSFPHAAQHLVNVEMEIDTEAGELTLALPNWIPGSYKVRDFVSNQGDLQVFAPDGTRLTPEWTSKNRFTLAVPTAGTVRASWNWYGNERSVRLSHINRFHAFINPANVMMYVQGRTNELHHVEIHNPWSQISTPLSPVREGVWGALNYDILVDSPMELGDHFVATFTRHGATHEVAVIGAGDFDPDWIVEQCKIIVDTAVKMWGSLPYDRYVFINQLLSGLYGGLEHARCSVNIFDSEIFGDSDRAVKFLGLLCHEYFHLWNIKRIRPIEFGPFNYDREIYSSMLWLAEGCTSYYDDLMTYRCGFYNRAEYLRTLGSDHLCTLMAIPGRKAMSIKESSFLAWVKLYVPTPDQNNRQVSYYLKGGVIFMLLDLLIISESNGAKKLDDGMRALMARYEANPAVGLTEDEFIEIVGQATGVEIGTHLRHWLSSTDELPLAEYLGRFGLEWGSRVAVAEAQHFGESLPYQRPFPATWGGMQVEEIKTGLKVSRVVRDSPAERAGLGADDEVLALNGVRVGSSKQWDAVYRGALLAGKPLEIIAATEGRVYQATLQPEERVVWELTPKPEPTEEEARLMEFWLAR; encoded by the coding sequence ATGGCCTACAACATCGAACAGACCGACGCGCAACTACTGAACACCACCGCAGCAATCCGCTACCAGCTGAGCTTCCCGCACGCCGCGCAGCATTTGGTGAATGTGGAGATGGAGATTGACACCGAGGCGGGGGAACTGACGCTGGCGCTTCCGAACTGGATACCTGGTTCGTACAAGGTTCGCGACTTCGTCAGCAACCAGGGGGACCTGCAAGTGTTCGCGCCGGACGGAACGCGGCTTACTCCAGAATGGACCTCCAAGAATCGTTTCACCCTTGCGGTCCCAACCGCCGGGACGGTGCGGGCTTCGTGGAATTGGTACGGGAACGAGCGTTCGGTGCGGCTTAGCCACATCAATCGGTTCCATGCGTTCATCAATCCGGCCAACGTGATGATGTACGTCCAGGGGCGCACCAACGAACTCCATCACGTGGAAATCCACAACCCGTGGTCCCAAATCAGCACGCCACTTTCTCCGGTTCGGGAAGGGGTGTGGGGGGCGTTGAATTACGACATCCTGGTGGATTCGCCGATGGAGCTTGGGGACCATTTTGTGGCCACCTTCACCCGCCACGGAGCAACGCACGAGGTGGCGGTGATTGGCGCGGGCGACTTCGACCCCGATTGGATTGTTGAGCAATGCAAAATCATTGTTGACACCGCCGTGAAGATGTGGGGAAGCCTTCCGTACGACCGCTACGTCTTCATCAACCAGCTTCTTAGCGGGCTGTATGGCGGGCTGGAACACGCCCGCTGCTCGGTGAATATTTTCGACTCGGAAATCTTTGGCGACAGCGACCGCGCCGTGAAGTTCCTGGGGCTGCTGTGCCACGAGTATTTCCACTTGTGGAACATCAAGCGGATCCGCCCGATTGAGTTCGGCCCGTTTAACTACGACCGCGAAATCTACTCCAGCATGCTCTGGCTTGCCGAAGGCTGTACCAGCTACTACGACGACCTGATGACCTACCGCTGCGGCTTCTACAACCGCGCCGAGTACCTGCGGACCTTAGGCTCCGATCACCTCTGCACGCTGATGGCGATCCCCGGGCGGAAAGCGATGTCCATCAAGGAAAGCTCCTTCCTCGCCTGGGTGAAGCTCTACGTCCCAACGCCGGACCAGAACAACCGGCAGGTGAGCTACTATCTGAAAGGGGGGGTGATCTTCATGCTCTTGGACCTTCTCATCATCTCCGAATCGAACGGCGCAAAAAAATTGGACGACGGGATGCGGGCATTGATGGCACGCTACGAAGCAAACCCTGCGGTTGGCCTAACCGAAGATGAGTTCATCGAGATTGTTGGCCAGGCAACCGGGGTGGAGATTGGGACGCACTTGCGCCACTGGCTTTCCAGCACCGACGAGCTTCCCCTTGCCGAATATCTGGGGCGTTTCGGGTTGGAATGGGGCAGCAGGGTTGCCGTTGCCGAGGCTCAGCATTTTGGGGAATCGTTGCCATACCAACGCCCATTCCCTGCCACATGGGGGGGGATGCAGGTTGAGGAGATTAAGACCGGGCTGAAAGTAAGCCGGGTTGTTCGCGACTCCCCTGCGGAGCGTGCAGGGCTGGGGGCGGATGATGAGGTGCTGGCGTTGAACGGAGTTCGCGTGGGAAGCAGCAAGCAGTGGGACGCTGTTTACCGGGGGGCATTGCTGGCAGGGAAGCCGCTGGAGATTATCGCCGCAACGGAAGGGAGGGTTTATCAAGCAACCCTGCAGCCGGAGGAGCGGGTTGTGTGGGAGCTGACCCCGAAGCCAGAACCAACCGAAGAAGAAGCAAGGCTGATGGAGTTCTGGCTTGCACGCTAA
- a CDS encoding ABC transporter permease: MQNNTTTTEPTPNGGEGQHLPNETYLQYVKRQFRKNRLARTALYFTYFMFCVAIFADFLANDRPIACSYKGEFYMPVVQDYLKGMGMYRYPKELNNVDWKSLEYDWSFFPPVKYHGNGIDGANPFVPPFTSGSDHFLGTDQVGHDLLAGLIHGARISLSVGFISMSIAAFVGISLGAMAGYFGGWVDMLISRLIELFLNFPTLFLIITVVAFYGANIFFMMVVIGLTGWTGIARLIRGEVLRIRNMEYITAANSIGFPAFRIIWRQVLPNALAPVLVSIAFGIAGAILTESTLSFLGLGVPAEVVTWGAILDGSRSATFAWWMAIFPGCMIFLSVVSYNLIGDGLRDALDPRLKT, translated from the coding sequence ATGCAAAACAATACAACCACAACCGAGCCAACGCCGAACGGTGGGGAAGGGCAGCATCTTCCCAACGAAACCTACTTGCAGTATGTGAAACGGCAGTTCCGCAAGAACCGCCTTGCGCGGACCGCTCTCTATTTCACCTACTTCATGTTCTGTGTGGCAATTTTTGCCGACTTCTTGGCGAACGACCGCCCCATTGCTTGCTCCTACAAAGGGGAGTTTTACATGCCGGTGGTGCAAGATTATTTGAAAGGAATGGGGATGTACCGATACCCGAAGGAGCTGAACAACGTTGATTGGAAATCGCTGGAGTACGATTGGTCCTTCTTCCCTCCGGTGAAATACCACGGCAACGGCATTGACGGCGCGAACCCCTTTGTCCCCCCGTTCACTTCCGGCAGCGACCACTTTTTGGGGACCGACCAAGTTGGCCACGATCTGCTGGCCGGGCTGATCCACGGGGCGCGTATCTCCCTGTCGGTCGGTTTTATTTCGATGAGCATTGCGGCGTTTGTTGGGATCAGCCTTGGGGCAATGGCCGGGTATTTTGGGGGATGGGTGGATATGCTGATCTCGCGATTGATTGAGCTGTTTCTCAACTTCCCGACGCTGTTCCTGATTATCACGGTGGTGGCGTTCTATGGGGCGAATATCTTTTTTATGATGGTGGTGATTGGCCTGACCGGATGGACCGGAATTGCCCGATTAATTCGTGGCGAGGTCCTGCGGATTCGGAACATGGAGTATATCACTGCGGCGAACTCCATCGGGTTTCCGGCATTCCGAATTATCTGGCGGCAGGTGCTTCCCAATGCCCTTGCCCCGGTGCTGGTTTCGATTGCGTTTGGGATTGCCGGGGCGATTCTCACCGAGTCAACACTCTCGTTTTTAGGGCTTGGGGTTCCGGCCGAGGTGGTAACGTGGGGGGCAATTTTGGACGGCTCCCGCAGCGCAACGTTCGCGTGGTGGATGGCGATCTTCCCAGGTTGCATGATCTTCCTTTCGGTGGTTAGCTACAACCTTATCGGCGACGGATTGCGCGACGCACTGGACCCGCGATTGAAGACGTAA
- a CDS encoding GIY-YIG nuclease family protein — protein MNGQQQLAARWLQEDGISGRGGNGNASQPNRARKPGAYQPTLVLHQLTLQGDRTMPAYVYVLRSTVTGQHFIGSTSNLQDRISHYNRTSGRTYRPGGPWECVYVEVCDKLEDARKRERHLRSLDGVDEKIKILYTTAERTRQ, from the coding sequence ATGAACGGCCAGCAACAACTTGCAGCCCGATGGCTGCAAGAGGACGGAATTTCGGGAAGAGGGGGGAACGGCAACGCTTCCCAACCAAATCGCGCACGGAAGCCCGGAGCTTACCAGCCGACGCTTGTCCTACACCAATTAACGTTACAGGGGGACCGCACCATGCCAGCCTACGTCTATGTGCTTCGCAGCACGGTAACCGGACAACATTTCATTGGCTCTACCAGCAATTTACAGGATCGCATCTCCCATTATAACCGTACCTCGGGCCGGACCTATCGCCCAGGAGGACCGTGGGAATGCGTGTATGTGGAGGTTTGCGACAAGCTGGAAGATGCCCGCAAGCGGGAACGCCACTTGCGGAGTCTGGACGGAGTTGATGAGAAGATCAAGATACTCTACACCACGGCTGAACGAACGCGGCAGTAG
- a CDS encoding MBL fold metallo-hydrolase, which produces MELTFLGAAKTVTGSMHLLTTANGSRILLDCGMYQGRRSEAFQINSHLPFDPSSIDAVVLSHAHIDHSGNLPSLVSGRYPRPFNGYIYATHATRDLCSIMLPDSAHIQESDAAFLRKKKREAVGPLYTMDDALQVIEHFAGVPYRRQFNVTHDVSATFYDAGHILGSAGVVLTVREHGKTLQIGFTGDVGRKNRPILRDPEYLPDVDVLISESTYGGRHHEPFPNLMQTLKETITRTTQRGGKVIIPAFAVGRTQDVVYLLNVLFERGELPRVPMYVDSPLAINATHIYRSHLDCFNREVTNLLLTDPDPFGFRGLQYLRSAEESKRLNNDPHPCVIISASGMMEAGRVVHHLMNHIEEERNTVLVIGFQAEHTLGRKIVEREPVVNIMGQPYNLRAEVKVVNGLSAHADHDELVDFIGHQNRERLQRVFLVHGEQTAQEALRDGLQEVGITHVSIPAKGAKFSFEATGGNG; this is translated from the coding sequence ATGGAACTAACATTTCTTGGCGCAGCCAAAACCGTCACCGGGTCCATGCACCTGCTTACCACCGCCAACGGAAGCCGAATCTTGCTTGATTGCGGGATGTACCAGGGCCGCCGTTCGGAGGCATTCCAAATCAACAGCCACCTGCCGTTCGACCCCAGCAGCATTGATGCCGTGGTGCTGTCGCACGCGCATATTGACCATTCTGGCAACCTCCCCTCGCTTGTTTCGGGGCGGTATCCACGGCCTTTCAACGGCTACATCTACGCCACGCACGCCACGCGGGACCTGTGCTCCATCATGCTCCCCGACTCGGCTCATATCCAGGAATCGGATGCGGCGTTCCTCCGGAAAAAAAAGCGCGAAGCCGTTGGCCCACTCTACACCATGGACGACGCGCTGCAAGTGATTGAACACTTCGCCGGGGTTCCCTACCGCCGCCAATTCAACGTCACCCATGACGTTTCAGCAACGTTCTACGATGCCGGGCATATCCTTGGCTCGGCCGGGGTGGTGCTTACCGTTCGGGAACATGGGAAGACCTTGCAGATTGGCTTCACCGGCGACGTTGGGCGGAAAAACCGCCCCATCCTCCGCGACCCGGAATATCTCCCCGATGTTGATGTCCTCATCAGCGAAAGCACCTACGGCGGACGCCACCACGAGCCGTTCCCAAACCTGATGCAAACACTGAAGGAGACCATCACCCGAACCACACAGCGTGGCGGCAAAGTGATTATCCCGGCCTTTGCCGTTGGGCGCACCCAAGATGTGGTCTATCTGCTGAACGTCCTGTTTGAACGGGGCGAGCTTCCCCGCGTGCCGATGTACGTGGATTCGCCGCTGGCAATCAATGCCACCCATATCTACCGCTCCCACCTTGATTGCTTCAACCGTGAAGTCACCAACCTTCTGCTGACCGACCCCGACCCGTTTGGCTTCCGTGGGCTGCAATATCTACGCAGTGCCGAGGAGTCGAAGCGGCTGAACAATGATCCCCACCCTTGCGTCATCATCTCCGCAAGCGGCATGATGGAAGCCGGGCGGGTGGTCCACCATTTAATGAACCATATCGAGGAGGAGCGAAACACCGTGCTGGTGATCGGATTCCAGGCCGAACACACGTTGGGGCGGAAAATTGTGGAGCGCGAGCCGGTGGTGAATATCATGGGGCAGCCGTACAACCTTCGGGCCGAAGTGAAAGTGGTTAATGGATTATCGGCCCATGCCGACCATGATGAGCTGGTTGATTTTATCGGCCACCAGAACCGCGAACGCCTGCAACGGGTTTTCTTGGTTCATGGCGAACAGACCGCGCAGGAAGCATTGCGCGATGGCTTGCAGGAGGTTGGAATTACGCACGTTTCTATCCCTGCCAAAGGGGCAAAATTTAGCTTTGAAGCAACCGGAGGAAATGGGTGA
- a CDS encoding purine-nucleoside phosphorylase — protein MDGLLLRTRCALVGAERLKALVVLGSGMGDAFAQAALTPVATLPTSVAGHRGVLAMLGNPTDGILLALGRRHLYEGVGRGEIESTVRAAADCGARLLVLTNAAGGLNPHLRVGDLMLLGSAFAMPMTKLPHGVPNHASFSTERYSTIEADALARGVALRRGSYAMVTGPSYETRAEIRMLRRLGADAVGMSTLMEAAAARECGMEVVGLSLITNIASETPAELLDHHHVVMQGQSAFGNVRKAIEAALHGVAAPTGSG, from the coding sequence ATGGATGGATTGCTGCTTCGCACACGGTGCGCGCTTGTGGGGGCCGAACGGCTGAAAGCACTGGTGGTGCTTGGCAGCGGCATGGGGGATGCGTTCGCCCAAGCCGCGCTGACCCCGGTTGCCACGCTCCCGACCAGCGTGGCTGGGCATCGCGGGGTGCTGGCAATGCTTGGGAATCCAACCGATGGAATCCTTCTTGCACTTGGGCGGCGGCATCTGTACGAAGGCGTTGGGCGCGGGGAGATTGAATCCACCGTTCGGGCCGCCGCCGATTGCGGTGCACGCCTGCTGGTGCTGACCAACGCCGCCGGGGGATTGAACCCCCACCTTCGCGTGGGGGACCTGATGCTGCTTGGGTCCGCCTTCGCCATGCCGATGACGAAGCTCCCGCACGGGGTTCCAAACCATGCCAGCTTCAGCACCGAGCGGTACTCCACGATTGAAGCCGATGCGTTGGCCCGGGGCGTTGCGCTGCGGCGCGGCAGCTACGCAATGGTGACCGGTCCCAGCTACGAAACCCGCGCAGAAATTCGGATGCTTCGCCGGCTTGGTGCCGATGCCGTTGGGATGTCAACACTGATGGAGGCCGCCGCCGCCAGGGAGTGCGGAATGGAGGTGGTGGGCTTATCGCTTATCACCAACATCGCCAGCGAAACGCCGGCGGAGCTGCTGGACCACCACCACGTTGTGATGCAAGGCCAAAGCGCGTTCGGAAACGTGCGGAAAGCAATTGAGGCAGCGTTGCACGGGGTAGCGGCCCCGACTGGGTCGGGGTAG
- a CDS encoding ABC transporter permease — protein MGTYILKRILLFIPTFIAITFLTFGISRLVPGDPAERKAGMGREGQQIANRELSQERIQRLRKEWHLDEPIHVQYMIWAAGMIQLDFGKSFKDDKPVIDKITSRLPLTVLMSVISAILAYIIAIPIGIYSASHNGSLGERSLSTSLFMLYSLPDFWIGTLFIVFLTIGSNYFEIFPNNGLTSTGAETWPFFKKLTDSVWHLVLPIVVYTYASFAYISRQMRGAMMETLRQDYIRTARAKGLANKVVVYRHALRNSLIPIITLFAGLFPAFIGGSVVVERIFNLPGVGQLAFQAATELDYPVVMGILTMSALLTMTGVLVGDILYSVVDPRIAYAKKSS, from the coding sequence ATGGGTACGTACATCCTAAAACGCATTCTCCTGTTCATTCCTACCTTCATTGCCATCACATTCCTGACGTTCGGCATCAGCCGCCTTGTCCCGGGGGACCCTGCCGAGCGCAAAGCCGGGATGGGAAGGGAAGGGCAGCAAATCGCCAACCGTGAGCTTTCGCAGGAGCGAATCCAGCGGCTTCGGAAGGAATGGCATCTTGATGAGCCTATCCATGTTCAATACATGATCTGGGCCGCCGGCATGATCCAGCTGGATTTTGGAAAGTCGTTCAAGGACGACAAGCCGGTGATAGATAAAATCACAAGCCGCCTTCCGCTTACGGTGTTGATGAGTGTTATCTCCGCCATTCTTGCCTACATTATCGCCATTCCTATCGGCATCTACTCGGCTTCGCACAATGGTTCGCTGGGGGAGCGGTCGCTTTCCACCTCGTTGTTCATGCTCTATTCCCTCCCCGATTTCTGGATTGGCACGCTCTTCATTGTGTTCCTCACCATTGGCAGCAATTACTTCGAGATTTTCCCCAACAACGGCCTAACCAGCACCGGCGCGGAGACCTGGCCGTTCTTCAAAAAACTGACGGATTCGGTGTGGCATCTTGTGCTGCCGATTGTGGTGTATACCTACGCGAGCTTTGCTTACATCTCGCGCCAGATGCGTGGGGCGATGATGGAAACCCTGCGCCAGGATTACATCCGCACCGCACGCGCAAAAGGGCTTGCCAACAAAGTTGTGGTTTACCGCCATGCGTTGCGCAACTCGCTGATCCCGATCATCACCCTGTTTGCGGGGTTGTTTCCGGCGTTCATTGGTGGATCGGTGGTGGTGGAGCGGATCTTTAATCTCCCCGGGGTTGGACAGCTTGCCTTCCAAGCAGCCACCGAACTTGATTACCCGGTGGTGATGGGAATCCTGACGATGAGCGCGCTGCTAACAATGACCGGCGTGCTTGTTGGCGACATCCTCTACTCCGTTGTTGACCCGCGCATTGCCTACGCCAAGAAGTCCAGCTAA
- a CDS encoding L,D-transpeptidase codes for MNEVLGDPQTDPMDTAAGAEASRMDERSMRNAVLLFGGLILCGFLFVGIGPNDSDQNSMVANPLPSSAPKGSGIQLSGLVMSHARYLDTIYTTDSAYLEINLRKQRVQLHRRSGGPVSFPVSTGNPYISEGMATPAGVFTVQNKTPMAISKQFNDAKLHWWIGIQGGVGFHGLDGNGYYWNLGVRPSSHGCVRMAREDIAQLYKMVRPGMLILVHGGSPGRIVEFCAPNDTAGATVIDSASVYSRNLGLRRLRTILDADAWIDPQPRIVHLAGQRLRWGMPMVESTAIPKQKIPTYQFRSAELAQPHEAARQDRTLQTITSRWSLTVQRYLDSLEQVEKKRWNEEQKADPVL; via the coding sequence ATGAACGAAGTACTGGGCGACCCCCAAACCGATCCGATGGATACCGCAGCCGGTGCCGAAGCCAGCCGCATGGACGAGCGCTCGATGCGCAACGCGGTGCTGCTGTTTGGTGGGCTGATTCTTTGCGGCTTCCTATTTGTTGGAATTGGCCCCAATGATTCCGACCAAAACAGCATGGTGGCCAATCCCTTGCCTAGCTCAGCACCGAAAGGTTCCGGCATTCAGCTCTCCGGCTTGGTCATGTCCCACGCCCGGTATCTGGACACCATCTACACCACCGACTCGGCCTATCTGGAGATTAACCTGCGGAAGCAGCGTGTGCAGTTGCACCGCCGCAGTGGGGGCCCGGTCAGCTTCCCGGTCTCAACCGGCAACCCGTACATCAGCGAAGGAATGGCCACCCCGGCGGGGGTGTTTACCGTGCAGAATAAAACGCCAATGGCCATTAGCAAGCAGTTCAACGATGCGAAACTCCATTGGTGGATCGGTATTCAGGGGGGCGTTGGATTCCACGGGCTGGATGGAAATGGATATTACTGGAACTTGGGGGTCCGCCCTTCCTCCCACGGCTGCGTTCGGATGGCGCGCGAGGATATTGCCCAGCTGTACAAAATGGTCCGCCCGGGGATGCTGATTCTGGTGCACGGTGGCTCGCCTGGAAGAATCGTAGAATTCTGCGCCCCGAACGACACCGCCGGCGCAACGGTGATTGACTCGGCCAGCGTCTATTCTCGCAATCTTGGTTTGCGCAGGCTTCGCACAATCTTGGATGCCGACGCTTGGATTGACCCGCAGCCACGCATCGTTCACCTTGCCGGGCAACGGCTCCGCTGGGGAATGCCGATGGTGGAATCCACAGCGATCCCAAAACAGAAAATCCCCACCTACCAGTTCCGCAGTGCCGAGCTTGCCCAGCCCCACGAAGCCGCACGCCAGGACCGGACGCTGCAAACCATCACCTCCCGCTGGAGCCTTACGGTCCAACGCTATCTTGACTCGCTGGAACAGGTGGAGAAGAAGCGATGGAACGAAGAGCAAAAGGCGGACCCCGTGCTGTAA
- a CDS encoding RNA polymerase sigma factor produces the protein MPPSNPEAQLFDQFLAGDDRAFAELFDRHHHRLYLYCLKLVGSPDQAEDIVQEVWERVIRMRKNPQHVLNPTGFLLRITRNLSLNHLRDTKKLTPIDDVQEYKLPTVQMREQSELEELVVICLNKLPLEMREVLILYTYSGYRFDEIAEMMGKSVDAVRMRASRARAQLRTMILSMTEQNPTPHTPAATNAQPQEKNG, from the coding sequence ATGCCCCCTTCCAATCCAGAGGCACAACTGTTCGACCAATTCCTTGCCGGGGACGACCGCGCCTTTGCCGAACTGTTCGACCGCCACCACCACCGCCTGTACCTCTACTGCCTGAAGTTGGTGGGGAGCCCCGACCAAGCCGAGGACATCGTCCAAGAAGTGTGGGAGCGGGTGATACGGATGCGGAAGAACCCGCAGCACGTGCTGAACCCCACCGGATTCCTGCTTCGGATCACGCGGAACCTTAGCCTGAACCACCTGCGCGACACAAAAAAACTGACCCCGATTGACGACGTTCAGGAGTACAAACTCCCCACCGTCCAGATGCGTGAGCAATCGGAGCTTGAAGAGCTGGTGGTGATCTGTTTGAACAAATTGCCGTTGGAGATGCGGGAAGTCTTGATTTTGTACACCTACAGCGGATACCGTTTTGATGAGATTGCGGAGATGATGGGGAAATCGGTGGATGCCGTCAGGATGCGCGCATCGCGGGCACGCGCACAGCTACGAACCATGATCCTTTCAATGACCGAACAAAACCCAACGCCCCACACACCAGCAGCAACCAATGCCCAGCCACAGGAGAAGAACGGATGA
- a CDS encoding (deoxy)nucleoside triphosphate pyrophosphohydrolase has translation MIIDVAVAILRGADSAVLLCQRPPGKSYPLKWEFPGGKVETGETAEEALRRELTEELSITTEIGRLFHEEIAHYPVDGKTYRVRYFFVDMWEGEIQNNVFATLRWVPTTELEKYDILEGNREVVRRIIAEG, from the coding sequence GTGATTATTGACGTTGCCGTGGCAATTCTTCGGGGAGCCGATTCGGCGGTGTTGCTTTGCCAACGCCCACCCGGGAAAAGCTATCCGCTGAAATGGGAATTCCCCGGCGGGAAAGTAGAAACCGGTGAAACCGCCGAAGAAGCACTGCGCCGCGAACTGACCGAGGAGCTTTCCATCACCACCGAAATTGGCCGATTATTTCACGAAGAAATCGCCCATTACCCGGTTGATGGAAAAACCTACCGCGTGCGGTATTTCTTTGTGGATATGTGGGAAGGTGAAATTCAGAACAACGTCTTTGCAACGCTCCGCTGGGTCCCAACAACGGAGCTTGAGAAGTATGATATCCTGGAAGGAAATCGCGAAGTGGTGAGGCGAATAATTGCCGAGGGGTAG